In Candidatus Rokuibacteriota bacterium, the genomic window GGTGAAGAAGTACCTGGGCCAGCCCGTCGTCGTCCTGAACAAGACCGGCGGGGTGGGGACGATCGCCGTGACCGAGCTGGTGAAGGCCCGGGCGGATGGGTACACGGTCTGCGTGTGCCCGGTCGGGCCACTCACCACCCAGCCCCACTTGGCTGATCTGCCCTACACGGAGAAAGATTACCTGCCCGTCATCCACATCGCCAAGTTCGTTGGCGTGCTGAGCGTCCGGGCCGACGCGCCCTGGAAGGCGGTTCAGGAGTTCCTCGCGCACATCCGCGCGCAGCCCGGGACGGTGAAGATCAGCCATGCCGGCGTGGGCACGGTCAACCATCTCGGGATGGAGGAGCTGAAGATGGTGGCCAAGCTCGATGTCACCCTGGTTCCGTCTGGAGGTGGAGGGCCGGCCGTGGTGAGCATGCTCGGCGGCCATGTCGAGGCGTCGGTTCACAACACGAACGAGATCATCGCCCAGGTCGAGGCGAAGAAGGCGAGGGTGCTGGGGGTCTTCGACGAGCGGCGGAACCCGAAGTTCCCGGACGCCCCGACCTTCAGGGAGATCGGCTACGACGTCCAGGTTCCGAACTTCTACATCATCGCGGTCCCGAAAGGAACGCCTCCCGAGATCATGAAGACCCTCCATGACGCGTTCAAGAAGGCGATGGAGGATCCGGCGTTCGCCGCGACGGCGGAGAAGCTCGTCTTCGACCTGGAGTACCTGGGGCCGGACGACGCCGCGCGAAAGCTTGCCCAGACCTACGCGCGGAACGGCGAGTTGATCCGCAGGCTGGGCCTGCCCAAGAGGAAATAGCGGCCGTGCTCCACCGGGGCGACCTCGCAAGCGGGTGCATCGGGTTCGTCTTTGCCCTCGCCGTCTGCTTCGGCGCGCGCGCGATGCCTATGGGAAGCATCCGGGACCCGGGTGCCGGATTCATGCCGTTCTGGGTGGGTGCCGCGCTGGCGGCGATGTCGCTCGTCCTGATGTCAAGCGTGTTCCTGCCGTTGCGGAAGTTTGTCGCGCCGAAGACCGGGGAGCTCAACCGGTATCAGGTGGCCTGGATGGTCGGCGGGCTCCTGTTTTATGGGCTGGCGCTGGAGCCCCTCGGGTATCTGGTCACCACCTTTCTCCTCCTGGGCGCCCTGCTCTGGATCCTGGGCGAGCGGCGGTGGCTTTCCGCGGTAGCGTTCTCGGCCCTGGTCACGGGCGCCAGCTACGCGCTCTTCGGGCTGTGGCTCGGGGTGCCGCTGCC contains:
- a CDS encoding tripartite tricarboxylate transporter substrate binding protein, which produces MNRYPVVLLLSVIAAVLLSPPDEALPAEKFPVKPITALVGFPPGGSTDLIARALEGVVKKYLGQPVVVLNKTGGVGTIAVTELVKARADGYTVCVCPVGPLTTQPHLADLPYTEKDYLPVIHIAKFVGVLSVRADAPWKAVQEFLAHIRAQPGTVKISHAGVGTVNHLGMEELKMVAKLDVTLVPSGGGGPAVVSMLGGHVEASVHNTNEIIAQVEAKKARVLGVFDERRNPKFPDAPTFREIGYDVQVPNFYIIAVPKGTPPEIMKTLHDAFKKAMEDPAFAATAEKLVFDLEYLGPDDAARKLAQTYARNGELIRRLGLPKRK
- a CDS encoding tripartite tricarboxylate transporter TctB family protein, with product MLHRGDLASGCIGFVFALAVCFGARAMPMGSIRDPGAGFMPFWVGAALAAMSLVLMSSVFLPLRKFVAPKTGELNRYQVAWMVGGLLFYGLALEPLGYLVTTFLLLGALLWILGERRWLSAVAFSALVTGASYALFGLWLGVPLPGGIIAR